The proteins below are encoded in one region of Paraburkholderia aromaticivorans:
- a CDS encoding NAD(P)/FAD-dependent oxidoreductase, protein MHPQSRIVLVDRQRAAQGASARNSGFVVAYERPDSDELSGRSLNEKYLDVTAIGKAASDEVRRRVATLGIRCDLSDVGYYFAVHDPAKLEEAEAQVRTLREAGANAELLGSREMAQRLGSPFYQAAIWCGGGNGLLQPAKYAKGLLDALPENVSLYEITEISSLERMSGGGIRAYSNNGDIEANQVIVCVGAFLPRVGVADRAVFPLELSASLSRPLNENEQAQLGNAAEWGVLSTRAAGATLRLTRDKRLLIRNTVEYRHRDLAGHSLAVRRATHLQGLQRRFPWVTDEHLQFTWTGHLSATRSGEPRFAKLEHGVYTAAGCNGSGVARGTLWGRLLAEMASGGQSSLLTAVLNNAKPGWVPPRPFFDIGASMRLRYEAHRAATES, encoded by the coding sequence ATGCATCCACAGTCGCGGATTGTCCTGGTCGATCGACAGCGCGCGGCGCAAGGTGCGTCGGCACGTAACTCCGGTTTCGTGGTCGCGTACGAGCGCCCCGATTCCGATGAGTTGAGCGGTCGATCGCTGAACGAGAAATATCTGGACGTGACCGCGATCGGCAAAGCGGCGAGCGATGAGGTAAGGCGACGCGTGGCGACCTTAGGCATCCGGTGCGACCTCAGCGACGTCGGCTATTACTTCGCTGTCCACGATCCGGCGAAACTCGAGGAGGCGGAAGCCCAGGTGCGAACCCTGCGTGAAGCAGGCGCAAACGCGGAATTGCTGGGAAGCCGCGAGATGGCGCAGCGCCTGGGCTCGCCTTTCTACCAGGCGGCGATATGGTGCGGCGGCGGTAACGGTCTACTGCAGCCGGCAAAATACGCGAAAGGGTTGCTGGATGCGTTGCCCGAAAATGTTTCACTCTACGAGATCACAGAGATCTCCAGTCTCGAACGGATGAGCGGTGGTGGTATTCGCGCGTATTCGAATAACGGCGACATTGAAGCCAATCAGGTCATTGTTTGCGTGGGAGCGTTTTTGCCACGAGTGGGAGTGGCGGACCGCGCCGTCTTCCCTCTTGAACTCAGCGCATCCCTCAGTCGGCCGCTGAACGAAAACGAGCAGGCGCAACTCGGCAACGCGGCGGAATGGGGCGTTCTTTCGACCCGAGCTGCCGGTGCCACGCTACGCCTGACGCGCGACAAACGTCTCCTGATTCGCAACACGGTCGAATATCGCCATCGCGATCTTGCGGGGCACTCACTCGCGGTTCGTCGGGCTACGCATCTCCAGGGACTACAGCGCCGCTTCCCTTGGGTCACCGACGAGCATCTGCAATTCACCTGGACGGGCCATCTAAGTGCAACGCGATCCGGCGAGCCGCGCTTCGCGAAACTCGAGCACGGTGTCTATACCGCGGCCGGCTGCAACGGTTCGGGTGTGGCACGCGGCACGCTGTGGGGACGACTGCTTGCGGAAATGGCATCGGGAGGCCAGTCGTCGTTACTGACCGCAGTCCTGAACAATGCGAAACCAGGCTGGGTCCCGCCGCGACCGTTCTTCGATATCGGCGCTTCCATGCGTCTGCGATACGAAGCTCATCGCGCGGCTACTGAGTCTTGA
- a CDS encoding polyamine ABC transporter substrate-binding protein, translating into MRVSCVGSRLRHAMLASACIATAVAAWTALPARAADNELNVYNWSDYIAKDTVPNFQKQTGIHVRYDNYDSNDTLQAKLLAGSSGYDIVVPTSNYMGAQIQAGVYQKLDKSKLPNLANLSPTLMQMVAGADPGNQYGVPWAFAVIGIGYNAQAVQKALDATAPVDSWSLVFDPTNLAKLKGCGVSFLDESVDVFAAALQYMHKDPNSTNPADYQAAFEMLKKVRPYVTEFNSSGYINDLANSDVCVSIGFAGDVGIAHRRSAEAKHPFDIKFSNVKEGGLVAFDMMAIPKDAPHPEAALKWINYIEDPKVNAAITNEVYYPTANASARKFVTPAIAQDLSVYPPDDVFKKMTLMKPKPTEILRLENRLWSQLKNIH; encoded by the coding sequence ATGCGCGTTTCCTGTGTTGGATCTCGTTTGCGGCACGCCATGCTTGCAAGCGCCTGTATAGCGACGGCGGTCGCCGCATGGACCGCATTGCCAGCCCGTGCCGCCGACAATGAATTGAACGTGTACAACTGGTCGGACTACATCGCGAAAGACACGGTGCCGAATTTTCAGAAGCAGACTGGCATTCACGTGCGATACGACAACTACGACAGCAACGACACGCTGCAAGCCAAGCTGCTCGCAGGCAGCTCTGGCTACGACATCGTCGTGCCGACGTCGAACTACATGGGCGCGCAGATTCAGGCAGGCGTGTATCAGAAGCTCGACAAGTCGAAGCTGCCGAATCTGGCGAATTTGAGTCCGACGCTCATGCAGATGGTCGCGGGAGCGGACCCTGGCAACCAGTACGGCGTGCCTTGGGCATTTGCAGTCATCGGTATCGGCTACAACGCGCAAGCGGTGCAGAAAGCACTGGACGCCACTGCGCCGGTCGATAGCTGGTCGCTGGTATTCGATCCGACCAATCTCGCCAAACTGAAGGGATGCGGCGTGTCGTTCCTCGACGAATCGGTCGATGTATTCGCGGCGGCGCTTCAGTACATGCACAAGGATCCGAATAGCACCAACCCGGCCGATTACCAGGCCGCCTTCGAGATGCTCAAGAAAGTGCGGCCCTACGTGACCGAGTTCAACTCGTCCGGCTATATCAACGATCTTGCGAATAGCGACGTGTGTGTCTCGATCGGCTTCGCTGGCGACGTGGGAATCGCGCATCGGCGCAGCGCCGAGGCCAAGCATCCGTTCGATATCAAGTTCTCGAACGTCAAGGAAGGCGGTCTGGTGGCGTTCGACATGATGGCGATTCCCAAGGACGCGCCGCACCCGGAGGCGGCGCTCAAGTGGATCAATTACATCGAAGACCCGAAGGTGAACGCGGCAATCACCAATGAAGTGTATTACCCGACAGCCAACGCGTCCGCGCGCAAGTTCGTCACGCCTGCCATTGCGCAGGATCTCTCGGTCTATCCGCCGGACGATGTGTTCAAGAAGATGACGCTGATGAAGCCGAAGCCGACTGAAATTCTGCGGCTTGAAAACCGCTTGTGGTCACAGCTGAAGAATATTCATTGA
- a CDS encoding IclR family transcriptional regulator, producing the protein MSPEESPLFVQSLASGISVLNVFNGERQMMSLPEIAAAAGITKSAAQRFAFTLEAVGLLVKDPVTKRYALSSRNIDVGYHYLQSHPLLERANPYLLELNRASRETVNLAEPAGLEMIHIARFPSPVRSMVHMPVGRRLPIYCSSSGRAYLSGLPEDKALELIQASDRVRYTQQTVTDVDALMQRVAQAREQGFAAVEGEYYRGDLALSVPIFDRGERPVAAVNISVAAANWSLTKAVAKFVPMMLETARLISTTPPTPLSLAPFRIGSGAARSGSSDTPT; encoded by the coding sequence ATGAGTCCGGAAGAATCGCCTCTGTTTGTCCAATCGCTCGCGTCGGGCATCTCCGTACTGAACGTCTTCAACGGCGAACGGCAGATGATGAGCCTGCCGGAGATTGCTGCCGCTGCCGGCATCACGAAGAGCGCGGCGCAACGTTTCGCGTTCACGCTCGAAGCCGTCGGTCTCCTCGTGAAGGATCCCGTCACCAAGCGTTATGCGCTGTCGTCGCGCAACATCGACGTGGGCTATCACTACCTTCAGTCGCATCCGCTGCTGGAGCGCGCGAATCCCTATCTGCTCGAACTCAACCGCGCGTCTCGGGAGACCGTGAATCTCGCGGAGCCAGCCGGTTTGGAGATGATTCACATCGCGCGGTTTCCGAGTCCGGTACGCAGCATGGTGCATATGCCTGTGGGACGGCGTCTGCCCATTTACTGTTCGTCGTCGGGAAGAGCCTATCTCTCGGGTCTTCCGGAAGACAAAGCGCTCGAATTGATTCAGGCGTCGGATCGCGTTCGTTACACCCAGCAAACCGTGACCGATGTCGACGCACTGATGCAGCGGGTCGCACAAGCGCGGGAGCAGGGTTTTGCCGCGGTGGAAGGCGAGTACTACCGTGGCGATCTCGCGCTTTCGGTGCCCATTTTCGACCGCGGCGAGCGCCCGGTGGCTGCGGTCAATATCTCCGTCGCGGCGGCGAACTGGTCGTTGACGAAAGCTGTCGCCAAGTTCGTGCCGATGATGCTCGAAACGGCACGCCTGATTTCCACCACGCCGCCGACGCCGCTTTCGCTCGCGCCGTTTCGCATCGGCAGCGGCGCTGCCCGATCGGGCTCGTCGGACACACCGACCTGA
- a CDS encoding aldehyde dehydrogenase, giving the protein MKTVAEWHQQAQTLAVNGQAFINGSYCSAASGKTFDCVDPASGRVLAHVAACDAADVDRTVRFARAAFESGVWSRMSPAERGRRLVRFADLIDRHSEELALLESLDVGKPIRDSLAVDIPLAAKAIRWYGEAIDKVYGEIAPTDSSTMALIKREPIGVVAAVVPWNFPLLMAAWKIGPVLAAGNSIIVKPAEQSPLTALRVAALASEAGIPDGVFNVLPGYGETAGQALGRHPDVDAVTFTGSTEVGKLFLRYAGDSNMKRVSLECGGKSPNIVFKDAPDLDTAATAAAWGIFYNQGEVCNAGSRLLVQREIHDEFVERVLQVARTIKVGDPLDPSTEMGPIVDRSQLERVLSYIEAGKAEGAQLRVGGERLAGLQGNFVQPTVFDTVSNTMCIAQEEIFGPVLSVIQFDTTADAIALANETQYGLAAGVWTRDINNAFHVSNALKAGVVWVNCFDKGDMSVPFGGVKQSGFGRDKSLHALEKYTDLKSTWVHLSSVD; this is encoded by the coding sequence ATGAAAACTGTCGCCGAATGGCACCAGCAAGCTCAGACGCTAGCCGTGAATGGGCAAGCGTTCATCAACGGGTCCTATTGTTCCGCGGCATCCGGCAAGACGTTCGATTGCGTGGACCCGGCTTCCGGTCGCGTTCTGGCACACGTGGCCGCGTGCGATGCGGCAGACGTGGACCGCACCGTCAGATTCGCCCGCGCGGCGTTCGAGAGCGGCGTATGGTCCCGCATGTCGCCGGCAGAGCGAGGGCGTCGTCTTGTCCGGTTCGCGGACCTGATTGATCGCCACAGCGAAGAACTCGCCCTGCTGGAATCGCTCGATGTCGGCAAACCCATTCGCGACTCGCTCGCCGTCGACATCCCTCTCGCCGCGAAGGCGATCCGCTGGTACGGGGAAGCGATCGACAAGGTTTATGGGGAAATCGCGCCGACCGATTCGTCGACGATGGCACTCATCAAACGCGAGCCGATTGGTGTCGTTGCCGCCGTCGTGCCGTGGAATTTCCCGCTCCTGATGGCGGCGTGGAAGATCGGCCCGGTTCTCGCCGCGGGGAACTCCATCATCGTGAAGCCCGCGGAGCAGTCGCCGTTGACCGCGCTTCGAGTAGCGGCACTTGCGTCCGAAGCCGGCATTCCGGATGGCGTGTTCAATGTTCTGCCGGGATATGGCGAAACAGCGGGACAGGCGTTGGGACGGCATCCTGATGTCGATGCCGTCACGTTCACGGGTTCTACCGAGGTCGGAAAACTATTTCTCCGATATGCCGGCGACTCGAATATGAAACGTGTGTCGCTCGAATGCGGTGGCAAGTCGCCGAACATCGTCTTCAAGGACGCACCCGATCTGGATACGGCGGCGACCGCTGCAGCCTGGGGAATCTTTTATAACCAGGGCGAGGTGTGCAATGCGGGGTCCAGGTTGCTGGTGCAACGGGAGATACATGATGAGTTTGTAGAGCGCGTGCTTCAGGTTGCACGGACCATCAAGGTGGGTGATCCACTGGATCCGTCGACCGAGATGGGGCCGATTGTGGACCGGTCGCAACTGGAACGTGTTCTCAGCTATATCGAAGCAGGAAAAGCCGAGGGCGCGCAGCTTCGTGTGGGTGGAGAGCGTCTGGCCGGACTTCAGGGAAACTTTGTTCAGCCGACTGTGTTCGACACCGTATCGAACACGATGTGCATCGCGCAGGAAGAAATCTTCGGGCCGGTGCTTTCGGTTATTCAGTTCGACACCACGGCCGACGCGATCGCGCTCGCAAACGAAACACAGTATGGACTTGCCGCTGGCGTGTGGACGAGAGACATCAACAATGCCTTCCACGTGTCGAATGCGCTCAAGGCGGGAGTCGTCTGGGTGAACTGTTTTGACAAGGGCGACATGTCGGTGCCATTTGGCGGCGTTAAACAATCCGGGTTTGGTCGCGATAAATCACTTCATGCTCTGGAAAAGTACACGGATTTGAAATCAACATGGGTTCATCTGAGCAGCGTCGACTGA
- a CDS encoding branched-chain amino acid ABC transporter substrate-binding protein, which produces MIAIVLPSANATQVVKIGASNPLTGGSAANGKDIENGVRMAIDEANERHFKINGEDVQFVLDSVDDQGDPRIGVQVAQKLVDDGVAIVIGHYNSGVTLPASKVYAAAGIPLIDPTATNPAITQQGFGSVFRIIPTDAQNSGNAGKYAVNVTKAKRIAVMDDRTAFGQGEAEEFKKAVEAAGGSIAVSEFTNDKAVDFSAQLTNIKRANADLLFFGGVDNQAGLLVKRMKQLGMRTQFLGGGAIADTIFTNIAGNDAAEGALAWEYGRSLEQLPGGKGFAEKYKKKFGTDNLTYSPFSYDATWVAITAMMQAKSTRPAEVIPAIRDIHYSGITGKISFDQRGDLKNPTSTLYQVKKGAWVPVTMIGAE; this is translated from the coding sequence ATGATCGCGATTGTCCTGCCATCCGCGAACGCGACGCAGGTCGTCAAGATTGGAGCATCGAACCCGCTGACAGGTGGTAGCGCCGCAAACGGAAAGGACATCGAGAATGGTGTACGCATGGCGATCGACGAAGCGAACGAGCGTCACTTCAAGATCAACGGCGAGGACGTGCAATTCGTTCTCGACTCCGTCGACGATCAGGGTGATCCGCGTATCGGCGTGCAGGTCGCGCAAAAACTCGTCGACGACGGCGTCGCGATTGTCATCGGTCACTACAATTCGGGCGTCACTCTGCCGGCTTCGAAAGTCTATGCCGCAGCGGGTATTCCGCTGATCGATCCGACCGCCACCAATCCGGCTATCACGCAGCAAGGTTTCGGTTCGGTATTCCGTATCATCCCGACCGACGCGCAGAATTCAGGAAACGCGGGGAAGTATGCGGTCAACGTCACCAAGGCGAAGCGCATCGCGGTGATGGACGACAGAACGGCGTTTGGCCAAGGCGAGGCGGAAGAATTCAAGAAGGCCGTCGAGGCGGCCGGGGGAAGTATCGCTGTTTCTGAGTTCACGAACGACAAGGCCGTAGACTTCAGCGCGCAGCTGACGAATATCAAGCGTGCGAATGCCGATCTGCTCTTCTTTGGCGGCGTGGACAATCAGGCAGGCTTGCTGGTGAAGCGCATGAAGCAATTGGGGATGCGCACGCAGTTTCTCGGTGGCGGCGCGATTGCGGACACGATTTTCACGAACATCGCCGGAAACGATGCGGCGGAGGGCGCGCTCGCGTGGGAATATGGACGTTCTTTGGAGCAGTTGCCTGGCGGAAAAGGCTTCGCGGAAAAGTACAAGAAGAAATTCGGCACGGACAACCTGACCTACTCGCCTTTCTCCTACGACGCCACTTGGGTCGCGATTACGGCAATGATGCAGGCGAAATCCACCAGGCCCGCAGAGGTGATACCTGCTATTCGAGACATTCACTACTCGGGGATCACCGGCAAGATCTCGTTTGATCAGCGCGGCGATCTCAAGAATCCGACATCGACGCTGTATCAGGTCAAGAAGGGCGCCTGGGTGCCGGTGACCATGATCGGCGCTGAGTGA
- a CDS encoding DMT family transporter, giving the protein MSWALLSIAGILEIAFAFGMKWSEGFTRLTPALFTVATGLSSVFLLSISLRTLPVGTGYAVWTGIGAAGTAILGMIVLGDSAAPMRVLCIVFILAGVIGLKLVSGN; this is encoded by the coding sequence ATGTCATGGGCATTACTCAGTATCGCCGGCATTCTCGAAATCGCATTCGCCTTTGGCATGAAGTGGTCTGAAGGTTTCACGCGATTGACACCCGCACTGTTCACGGTCGCCACCGGCCTGTCGAGTGTCTTTCTTCTTTCCATCTCGCTTCGTACGCTGCCAGTAGGAACCGGCTACGCGGTGTGGACCGGCATCGGAGCGGCGGGCACCGCGATACTGGGAATGATAGTGCTGGGCGACTCCGCTGCGCCGATGAGGGTGCTCTGCATTGTGTTTATTCTCGCAGGCGTTATCGGACTCAAGTTGGTTTCGGGAAACTGA
- a CDS encoding carboxymuconolactone decarboxylase family protein, giving the protein MSHRIDYAKASPEGYKAFGGVYVTLQKSGLSQELVDLVYLRVSQINGCAYCIDMHTRDLLKLGVTVDKLVLVPVWRDSGEVFSSRERVALAWAETVTRIAETHVPDADYEAATAEFSDKELADITYAIGLMNAFNRLGITFRTPPAAASKA; this is encoded by the coding sequence ATGAGCCACCGTATCGACTACGCCAAAGCTTCGCCTGAAGGTTACAAGGCCTTCGGAGGCGTGTACGTCACACTTCAAAAGTCCGGCCTTTCACAAGAGCTCGTCGATCTTGTGTATCTACGTGTTTCGCAAATCAACGGCTGCGCATATTGCATCGATATGCATACTCGCGACCTGCTCAAACTCGGCGTGACGGTCGACAAGCTCGTACTCGTGCCCGTGTGGCGCGACTCGGGTGAAGTCTTCAGTAGCCGCGAGCGGGTCGCGCTTGCCTGGGCGGAAACCGTGACACGTATAGCCGAAACCCACGTTCCGGACGCCGACTATGAAGCCGCGACCGCGGAATTCAGCGACAAGGAACTCGCGGATATCACCTACGCGATCGGATTGATGAACGCCTTCAATCGATTGGGGATCACGTTCCGTACGCCCCCCGCTGCAGCTTCCAAAGCCTGA
- a CDS encoding PLP-dependent aminotransferase family protein: protein MPVAKSSNISPLDPTAAAPFYRQIYDRFRAAIASGVLKPGDRIPSARALTQELGLARGTIEAAYSLLAAEGYIQARGQAGTIVTPDLKPRMPVASAMPRPASSMAAPSFRPDSIWPFQMGLPALDAFPRKIWARLGARCVRAMQPSDMVHPPVFGVPELRAEIAAYLQVSRGINCSPSQIFVTSGYRHTIELIAHALLKAGDRVWLENPGYPPTRELLGNMNIAAVPVPVDRDGMVVAEGLKLAPRARAAVVTPAHQSPLSVSLSLPRRQALLDWAARNNAWIIEDDYDGEYRYVSRPLPALKSLDRDGRVLYAGTFSKVLLPSIRLAYLVVPETQVERFEQIIQAFAGGSPELTQAIVTAFIKEGHFARHIQRMRKLYAERREATVAGLESVLGKHMRIDAQPGGMHLILRLQARRSDRRLAARLREDGLYAEALTDWTIGSDAASALLLSFTNIDAQSRAENLGKRILKLI from the coding sequence ATGCCCGTCGCCAAAAGCAGCAATATCTCGCCGTTGGATCCGACAGCGGCCGCCCCTTTTTATCGGCAGATCTACGATCGGTTTCGTGCCGCGATCGCCAGCGGGGTGTTGAAGCCAGGCGACCGGATACCCTCGGCACGTGCGCTGACCCAGGAACTGGGTTTGGCAAGAGGCACGATCGAGGCTGCTTATTCTTTGTTAGCCGCTGAGGGGTATATCCAGGCACGTGGCCAGGCGGGAACCATCGTGACGCCTGACCTCAAACCGCGAATGCCCGTCGCCAGCGCGATGCCACGGCCCGCTAGCAGCATGGCCGCGCCCAGTTTTCGTCCGGATTCGATCTGGCCGTTCCAGATGGGTTTGCCCGCTCTGGATGCCTTTCCTAGAAAAATCTGGGCACGCCTGGGCGCGCGATGTGTACGGGCCATGCAGCCATCGGACATGGTTCATCCGCCTGTATTTGGTGTGCCGGAACTGCGTGCCGAAATCGCGGCCTATCTTCAGGTGTCGCGTGGCATCAACTGCTCCCCTTCGCAGATATTCGTGACATCGGGATATCGTCATACCATCGAGTTGATTGCTCATGCGCTGCTGAAGGCAGGAGACCGCGTTTGGCTTGAAAACCCTGGCTATCCACCTACTCGCGAACTATTGGGAAATATGAATATCGCAGCCGTCCCGGTGCCTGTAGACCGGGACGGCATGGTCGTCGCCGAAGGACTCAAGCTGGCCCCACGGGCGCGTGCGGCGGTGGTCACGCCCGCGCATCAGAGTCCGCTATCCGTGTCTTTATCGTTGCCCCGGCGTCAGGCGTTGCTGGACTGGGCCGCACGGAATAACGCATGGATCATCGAAGACGACTACGACGGCGAGTACCGGTACGTTAGCCGTCCTCTGCCCGCTCTAAAAAGCCTCGACCGTGATGGACGCGTGCTCTATGCGGGCACGTTCAGCAAGGTGCTGCTTCCGAGTATCCGGCTTGCCTATCTTGTCGTGCCGGAAACGCAGGTCGAGAGGTTTGAGCAGATCATTCAAGCTTTTGCGGGCGGCAGCCCCGAGCTTACTCAGGCTATCGTCACAGCCTTTATCAAGGAAGGGCACTTCGCGCGCCATATCCAACGGATGCGGAAACTCTACGCAGAGCGTCGGGAAGCGACGGTTGCGGGCTTGGAAAGCGTGCTGGGGAAACACATGCGGATCGATGCGCAACCAGGAGGAATGCATTTGATCTTGCGATTGCAAGCTCGACGCTCAGATCGTCGGCTCGCCGCACGCTTGCGGGAAGACGGTCTATACGCGGAAGCATTGACGGACTGGACGATAGGCAGTGATGCTGCGTCAGCTTTGCTTTTGAGTTTCACAAATATCGATGCACAGAGTAGGGCCGAGAATCTCGGCAAACGCATTTTGAAGCTGATTTAA
- a CDS encoding TIGR00730 family Rossman fold protein: MPIRSIKIIAVFCGSNYGAVDEFADGARALGRALGKAGITVVYGATTKGLMGVVADAALAAGGDVHGVITESLHQRGQSHSGLTHHEIVQTLRSRKERMVELADAFIALPGGIGTIEELMEVWTMNQLSEIDKPVGLLNTAGFFAAFLGFIDHMVNTKFLPAAHRHSISVDADSNALIEKIHNYARVDVPKWL, translated from the coding sequence ATGCCGATACGTTCAATCAAAATCATTGCCGTGTTCTGTGGATCAAACTACGGCGCTGTCGACGAGTTCGCTGACGGTGCGCGAGCACTCGGTCGGGCTTTGGGAAAAGCAGGAATAACGGTCGTCTATGGCGCAACGACAAAAGGTCTGATGGGCGTTGTCGCCGATGCCGCTTTGGCTGCCGGCGGCGACGTGCATGGTGTGATTACCGAAAGCCTGCATCAGCGTGGGCAGTCGCATTCCGGTCTGACTCACCACGAAATCGTGCAGACCTTGCGTAGTCGGAAAGAACGAATGGTCGAGCTTGCCGATGCATTCATCGCCCTGCCAGGAGGCATCGGCACCATTGAGGAACTGATGGAGGTGTGGACGATGAATCAACTTTCGGAGATCGACAAACCAGTGGGTCTATTGAACACAGCCGGTTTTTTTGCCGCGTTTCTGGGGTTTATCGACCATATGGTCAACACGAAATTCCTGCCGGCGGCACATCGGCATTCGATATCCGTGGATGCAGACTCAAACGCCCTGATCGAAAAAATTCACAACTACGCACGTGTCGATGTGCCCAAGTGGCTGTAG
- a CDS encoding MarR family winged helix-turn-helix transcriptional regulator, which yields MAKSQEEVVLTVTNPACLVDGSDAEFRHLVNGLLPFAARLLSVRDGFGTLIGLTGIQYSLLIAIAQLSHDDVVTVNQLADHLHLSGAFITIETGKLKKLGLIDKRSHPEDKRKMRLTVTTAGSRLLKELAAKQQHINDVLFEGVTKTEFKVLCSVVDRLVANGDRATLDLSHLIARQEKR from the coding sequence ATGGCTAAGAGTCAAGAAGAGGTTGTTCTGACGGTAACAAACCCAGCCTGTCTGGTCGACGGCTCGGACGCGGAGTTTCGGCATCTGGTGAACGGGTTGCTGCCGTTCGCGGCGCGCTTACTGTCGGTTCGGGATGGGTTCGGCACGTTGATCGGCCTCACGGGAATTCAGTATTCGTTGCTTATCGCGATCGCCCAGCTCTCGCACGACGATGTCGTCACGGTCAACCAGTTGGCGGACCACCTGCATTTGAGCGGTGCGTTCATTACCATCGAAACCGGCAAGCTCAAAAAACTGGGCTTGATCGACAAACGGTCCCATCCCGAAGACAAACGGAAGATGCGGCTGACCGTTACCACGGCGGGTTCCAGGTTGCTGAAAGAGCTGGCCGCCAAGCAGCAGCATATCAACGACGTGCTGTTCGAAGGCGTGACCAAAACCGAGTTCAAGGTACTCTGTTCGGTGGTGGATCGACTGGTCGCCAACGGCGATCGCGCCACGCTCGACCTTTCGCACCTGATCGCGCGGCAGGAAAAACGCTAG
- a CDS encoding IscS subfamily cysteine desulfurase, translating into MQTKQSSRPIYMDYSATTPVDPRVVAAMLPFLNESFGNPASRSHSYGWEADDAVETARTQVAELLGADAREIVWTSGATEGNNLAIKGAANFYKEKGRHIVTVKTEHKAVLDTCRELERQGFEVTYLDVQQDGLLDLGVLENAMRPDTVLVSVMMVNNETGVVQPIAEIGAMCRAKGIVFHCDAVQAAGKIVIDVNALNVDLLTVTAHKVYGPKGVGALYVRRKPRIRIEAQMHGGGHERGMRSGTLPTHQIVGMGEAFRIAKEERVSESRRVGDLRNRLLAGLTEMKEVYVNGDMTHRIAHNLNVSFNFVEGESLIMGIKGVAVSSGSACTSASLEPSYVLRALGRNDELAHSSIRFTLGRFTTVEEVDQVILQVQTTVAKLRALSPLWDMHLEGIDLSTIQWAAH; encoded by the coding sequence ATGCAAACCAAGCAGTCATCCCGTCCGATTTATATGGACTACAGCGCAACGACGCCGGTTGATCCGAGGGTCGTCGCAGCCATGCTTCCGTTCCTGAACGAGAGCTTCGGCAACCCCGCCTCCCGCAGCCACAGTTACGGCTGGGAGGCAGACGACGCGGTGGAAACCGCTCGCACACAGGTTGCCGAGCTTCTGGGAGCGGACGCGCGCGAAATCGTCTGGACCTCCGGCGCGACCGAAGGCAACAATCTCGCGATCAAGGGCGCTGCCAATTTCTATAAGGAAAAGGGCCGCCACATCGTCACGGTGAAAACCGAACATAAAGCGGTACTGGACACGTGCCGCGAGTTGGAACGACAGGGTTTCGAAGTGACCTACCTGGACGTCCAGCAGGACGGCCTGCTGGATCTGGGCGTGCTAGAGAATGCGATGCGGCCCGACACGGTGCTCGTCTCGGTCATGATGGTTAACAACGAAACGGGCGTCGTGCAACCCATTGCGGAGATCGGTGCGATGTGCCGCGCCAAAGGCATCGTGTTTCATTGCGACGCGGTGCAGGCGGCGGGCAAGATTGTGATTGACGTCAATGCGCTGAATGTGGACCTTCTGACCGTGACGGCTCATAAGGTGTACGGCCCGAAAGGCGTGGGTGCCCTGTATGTGCGCCGCAAACCGCGCATCCGGATCGAAGCGCAGATGCATGGCGGCGGCCATGAGCGGGGAATGCGCTCGGGAACGCTGCCCACCCATCAGATCGTCGGCATGGGTGAAGCGTTTCGAATTGCAAAGGAAGAGAGGGTGTCCGAGAGCCGCCGGGTCGGGGACTTGCGGAATCGGCTGCTGGCAGGCTTGACAGAGATGAAAGAGGTCTACGTCAACGGTGACATGACACACCGCATTGCGCACAACCTGAATGTCAGCTTCAATTTCGTGGAAGGCGAATCCTTGATCATGGGCATCAAGGGGGTCGCGGTCTCATCGGGATCAGCCTGCACGTCGGCTTCGCTGGAGCCGTCCTATGTCTTGCGAGCGCTCGGCCGCAACGACGAGCTGGCGCACAGCTCGATCCGCTTCACGCTGGGACGGTTTACCACGGTGGAAGAAGTCGATCAGGTGATTCTGCAGGTGCAGACCACCGTGGCCAAACTGCGTGCGCTGAGTCCGCTTTGGGACATGCACCTCGAAGGAATCGATCTGAGCACGATTCAATGGGCCGCGCATTGA